The following nucleotide sequence is from Citrus sinensis cultivar Valencia sweet orange chromosome 6, DVS_A1.0, whole genome shotgun sequence.
CTAATCGTGTCGTGCTTTTAAGGCCCACGTGCGTGACGTACCGTGCCGCGTGCTTTACTAAAACATATTCATATCGTGTCATACTGTACAAATATGTACCATACCCGTACCATACCTCGTGCCTTGGCCACCTCCACTTGTAACCCTCGtttataattctttattttagattAGTTTTAAAGTAGAAAAAGTGCTTTTCTTGCATCTACCGTTACTGTGATGTagtaataacaacaacattaACTTGCATGATCGAAAAATCTCAGATTCCAAGCAAGCAAACACTGACCCCCATCAAAACCAAACCCCCTCCCTTTTCACTTATCTCTTTCCCCTCCGCTCTTTATCTTTTCTTGTAGGGTTTGTTTGCCTTTGCCGTGACCCAACACCCACATGTTAAATTAAACGAAAAGAATTTCCCAGCTCCATCTTCTTGAAATCGaagtgggttttttttttcttctttctttaaaaatataacccaaaaaaaaaaaaactctaggGTTTTAGGTGGCCATGTCTGCGGGGGTTTGTGGGAAACGGGTGGGGTTCGAAGAAATTTGCGGATCTTCGTCTCCTACTTCGGCCAAGAGATCCAGGTGCTCAACTTTCGGATCTCTGGTCCGTTCAGGATCCGACGACCCGGTTTCGTTCTTGCTTCAGATGTTCCCTGATGTTGATCCTGAGGTCcggttttgtttttatttccatttttctttatctaactatattgttattgttattagatTATTTCacttataattatagttttaatcttttaagattagaaagtaaataattggTATGTGTCTTTCTTTATCTAATATATGACATTATAAGTTGCCTTCATGATCAAGCATggaattaatttgttcattttgtaTTCTGCTGACACAAAAAAGTTGCCATTCTTGTTCGgtttttatgatatttgttGTAAATGTCGTGACTAGTTTATGAATTATGACCTAGTTTGATGCTCGCGCGATGTCAACAGTTCTTATATTTCTGGTCTCTCTGTTTTGTTAGTTCATGATGGTCATATTCAATTGTTATATTAAGTAGTAGTTTGACCATAAACAATTAGTAAGTAGCAACAAATGTATTAGTGTTTGATAGTTTTTGGTTGCTAATTTGTAGAACCGGTAAAAACTCTTGAATGGTGCAAGTGGTCATGGTGTGTTTAAACTTCAATGGTGATTATGAGTttcctttcattttaattttgtcaatttaggTGGTAAAATCTGTTCTTGGTGAGCATGACAATAAGATTGAGGATGCAATCGATCGTCTTCGTGTTCTTTCATTCAGTAACATCAGTGAAAGAATCAAATCACAGGGACTTGAGCCCACAATAATTGGTAATTTTTCCGCAGTTCCTGGAGAAAGTGCAACTTCATGTAAGTTGTTTTCATTAATGCTATAATTTTCTTGATTAGATTTACTGAAGTAGCTGGTATATGTTTGTTTTCCCGATGGTATTGTTCTTAGACCTTGCTTTTTGttcattcttttcaaatcTGTATAAACCAGGTAGTCAAATGTCAGAAGAGGAAGTTAGAAGTGCACATACAAATTTTTGTGGCGAAAACATAACAGATGGATCCAAGTGGGTGGATTTGTTTGTGCATGAGATGATGAGTGCAGCAGATCTTGATGATGCCAGGGGCCGTGCTGCCAGGATATTAGAAGTTTTTGAAAGAAGCATCATTACCAACTCGAAGGCATCAAAGGAGGTGATAGAAAGCTTAAAGTATTCACAATAATTGGCATAGAGAATACCATATCtgaaatttgtgtttttcCACTAATTGattcttctataattattcGTGGAGCAGCTTGAGCATGCTTCTCTGAAGGAGCATCTGCAGAGCTTGTTAAATGACAACCAGATTCTAAAGAAAGCAGTTTCTATCCAACATGAACGCCATTTGGAGCAAGAGCAGAAGGAAAAGGAAGTAGAACTTTTGAAGCTTGTTATAAGCCAGTACCAAGACCAAGCTCGAAATTTAGAGGTAATCTTCCTAATACTTACTCTCCTTGGCCCTTAATCAAGATTCTGAAATTTGGTGTGACCTGATCATCATTTTTGTACTTGGTGTACCAACATCTGTCCGCATTAGTTTATGGGAATATTACACGTCTTTTCTCATTTCCCCTAGATATTCACTACATATCTAGTTGGTAATGCACACAGATAGGAGCATGCATGTTCATTGATGAATGCTTCTGTTTAATGAAAATGTTGCATTGTATTAGAAGTTTGATAAAATGCATTCAGAACTAGATCAATGTGATCTATTTTTGGGGTCTCAATctttgaaattcaaaacaatatttgTATTGGAGGCTATTCCTTATGTCATCTGTTTTAGTTTAGATTGCATATTGTCCAGATGAAAATTAGAATCCTGAACGGCATATCAGAGATGGGTTCTCAAATTCTAGTCAAGATTGCCCATCAGAATAGTTTGAcaatgatgattattattgcGATCGTATCAGACAATAGACATTCACCCATGGCTGTTCTCTAGACATGACTTGAAAAATTCCTGCTTTCTGCAGCTGAGGAACTATGCCTTAAAGCTTCATCTTCAGAGGGCACAAGAAAGTAGCTCAATTCCTCGGCAGTTTCATCCGGACATATTTTGACCCTCCTTCGTAAGATTCCTTAGTATTCTAAAATTCATGGTTtcacctctctctctctctctctctctctcggcTTGTCTTTTTAAGTAGTACTCATCTTAATAGAATTAACTAATAGCATTAAGATCTATATACAAGTTGTACTAAAACGAGCACCTATCTGTATGAGTTGAGCCAATCACTCGCTCGCCGTATGTGTGGAAATTCCAGGTTCAAATCACTTTTAATGTAACTTGATgcatctcatttttttaagaaaaaatttgaacaTAACATCCAAATAACTCAACTGCAGTGCTGCACTTTCCAGCTTCAACgctaatttgtttgtttgttttttttaattttttatcatatcatTAACGTTAAAGGAAACTTTTGAATAAATGCTAGACCTCCAAATGCAACCTTACATTATTGACGGTGATTAAAGTTAGCGAAATGGCTCATATGCATTTAGTTTTCAAATTCCAATTAATTTGATATGATAAGtgtaaacatattttttcaaCGATTAACAATTGCAGATTAATCAAACatctttgttaaaaaataaataaggaaaaaaggataatgagtattattatttttttttcgtgATGTGATCGTATTTttaatcttcaattttttgtgagagaaaaaaaagttaaacaaGAAtgactcatattacatgagaattgatatttacaatcaaattcaaactaaTATTCGAGAAATGTTTATTTCATTCACAATTCGAGAGAGTGAAGGCTATCTTTATGAgaactgatatttataattagattcAAACTAGTGTTCGTTCCCTCAAttgaaaaggataaaattgctTTCCATGAAAATTGATATTCCCTCAATtgtaaaggataaaattgctTTCCatgaaaattgatatttacagTTAAGACTTAGACTAGTGTTCCTTCATTCGACTAGTGTTACTTCATTCGATTATGAGAAGATTGCTTCCATGAGGACTGATAGACTACCTCCATGAGAATTGATATCTACAATCAAACGCAAACTAGTGTTTCTCTAATCAATTATCCACATTCTCAATAATGAGAAGACTGCCTCCATGAGAACAGAAAGACTGATTCCAGGAgaaatgatatttacaatcaaacaCAAATTAATGTTTCTCTAATCAATTACATACATTTCGTAAAGGAAAAGCCTGTTATCTAATCAATTATATACATTTCGTAAAGGAAAAAACTATCTCCATGAgaattgatatttacaattagacTCAGACTAGTGTTCCTCCGCTCAATTATTGTATAATTGGGTAGGAATGAAGCCCTATAGTGCTTTATTTGTGAGAGCATCAATTCGAACCACTCATCCAAAGGTCGAATGGCTTAAACAGGAATAATTAgcaagaagaaataaaatagaagaTCCAAAAATATGTGTGcatgaacaagaaaaaatgTCTAGAgctatgaaattaaataaatttcaatagtTGCAAGAAGTTGTGCAATGTGACATTCACTAAGTGAAtgattattttacatattttttagttcATCAACTTTACACCTACATGATAATAGTCTTATTATTTGTGCTCATTATGGGATAAACTTTTGAGAACACTAGCATTAACCCGATGCTAGgcattgtttcttttaaaaaatccaaatttatcttctaattttttacatgatggatataatttatattcaattaaaaatgtattatatttaatttttaaaatagaaaaaatcaTCTAATTGACGGATTCTTTAGCAAGCATAATCAACTATTAAATTAGacgaaaaaaatttaaaatccacTTTAGTATTGAGATACTGTAAGCTGTAGTTGCTATGGGGAAAAAACTGTATTTATATGATAGTTAATAGTTGTAATAAATgagtttttgaataataaattatctcATTCGTTtagtatataaataaaaaaaatgataattagatgatattagattaaattgagACATGAAGTTGGAAGTCCATAACATTAACATGGAGTCTCAATTTTCAGTCTCATCCCAGTATGCTGGGCTAGTGAGAATGTGAGATAGTCTTTTAGTGATTTATCATGTGCTGGAGGAATGATTTTATTGTGAGACCAATAGTAAGTCTCATATTAGaactcattaaatttaatattgaaatataaggggaaatttacaaaaatagccaaaaaaattaggcaattttcaactttaacccctcaaacttttttctttcaacattagccaaatcACCAAATTGTGGACGAAATTACCCTCCTCATTCTCACGTTTCCCTCAAGCCAATTCCTTCCCCTCTCACCAAAATGTCATCATCGGAAGTTCTATAGATTGTCGGCGGCGGCGTAGATCGGTAGCGGAGGAAGTTGTTGGCAGCTGAAAGAAGCTAAATCACGTTGAAAATCTTCGGAGATctccaaaatcaaagaaaaaaattgaaaaccctAGGTGAGTTGTTATTGTCGtttttcttgttgttgttgttgtttgggatgttgttgttgttggtggTGTTTTAATGGTGGTGGTAGGTGAGATGCATGTGGGAAAgggaagagaagagaaagggAAGGGGAAGCCAACTCGCTCGCGCGAGGGCGTGGCGTCGCGCGCGCAGCGCGCATCTGACGTGCGACATGCGCTGCGTCGCACGCGAGATGCGTGCGGCGTGCGCACCTCGCGCGCGCGACATGCGCTTGTCTCATGCGAGATGCGCGCGGCGTGCGCACCTCGCGCACGCGACATGCGCCTGTCGCATGCGAGATGCGCGCGGCACGCCCATCTCGCGCGCGCTAGGTGCGCACGCCGCGCGCATCTCCCGTGCGACAGGCACTGCGTCGCACGCGAGATGCGCACGTTGCGCCCATCTCCCGCGCGAGGCCGCGCCCTCGCGTGAGCGAGTTGTGCGTAGGCTCGTGCGAGGGAAGCCAAGCGCGCGCAAGTTGCGCGCAGGCACGCAGTTCGCGTGCATTCTTGGCTTCCCTTGCGCGAGCTTGTCGCACCAAGAGGTGCTGCCTCTTGGTGCCCGTCGCACCAAGAGGCAGTGCGTAGTgttgccttaatttttttttcttttgttcaaaattttttaatgtgtgaTACTTTTAACTTGTACCAGATAAATGGGTAAATCAAAATTAGCATTGCATAACCCACCCGGACCGATTAAAGAACCGGGAATGATGAAGATACCTTATGTTGATCACTTCCCTGGGCGTATCACGAGTATGTGCAAATTAGATGTCGTTGTTAATGCCATCcaggaaaaattaacaaggCAACAGTTGCAACTGTTCAAAGACAATATATTTGGACATTTCCTATAGTGCCGGAGCTATCCGTTCAGTGGCGTAATTGTGCACAATATATTGCTTAGTGTCACATGGCGATGGAAATGACAAAGATGAGTTATGGTTTCAAGTTGGCGACCATTTGATACGACTATCGATTGGAGAGTGGTGCCTTGTAACGGGACTTTCCTGTGGCGAAAAAGTATTCCTGACGAAgcataaaacaaaacataggTTACTTAATAAGTACTTTGGAGGCAGGAATCGCGATATAAATCTTGGGCAGTTCGAGGAAATATTTATGAACTTACACTTCAAGACTATGAATGACACCGATGCGCTAAAAATTGCCATGTTTTACTTTGCCGATAGAGTGCTACATGGAAGAAATGATCattgtcaaatcaatttcaatttgctTAATGAGGTAGATGACATAAATTACTTTCGAAGTATTCCGTGGGGTCGTTTGTCATGGgaaacaatatataaaaacattGATAATGTATTGAACGGCAAAgccaaaaaatttaagaaggcAAGCGCAGAAAATCC
It contains:
- the LOC102627853 gene encoding uncharacterized protein LOC102627853 isoform X2, whose translation is MSAGVCGKRVGFEEICGSSSPTSAKRSRCSTFGSLVRSGSDDPVSFLLQMFPDVDPEVVKSVLGEHDNKIEDAIDRLRVLSFSNISERIKSQGLEPTIIGSQMSEEEVRSAHTNFCGENITDGSKWVDLFVHEMMSAADLDDARGRAARILEVFERSIITNSKASKELEHASLKEHLQSLLNDNQILKKAVSIQHERHLEQEQKEKEVELLKLVISQYQDQARNLELRNYALKLHLQRAQESSSIPRQFHPDIF
- the LOC102627853 gene encoding uncharacterized protein LOC102627853 isoform X1, with amino-acid sequence MSAGVCGKRVGFEEICGSSSPTSAKRSRCSTFGSLVRSGSDDPVSFLLQMFPDVDPEVVKSVLGEHDNKIEDAIDRLRVLSFSNISERIKSQGLEPTIIGNFSAVPGESATSCSQMSEEEVRSAHTNFCGENITDGSKWVDLFVHEMMSAADLDDARGRAARILEVFERSIITNSKASKELEHASLKEHLQSLLNDNQILKKAVSIQHERHLEQEQKEKEVELLKLVISQYQDQARNLELRNYALKLHLQRAQESSSIPRQFHPDIF